One region of Syntrophobacter fumaroxidans MPOB genomic DNA includes:
- a CDS encoding bi-domain-containing oxidoreductase gives MLQITQNIRDGRLSVVTVPEPLARPGHVLIANACSLISAGTEKMVMDLAGKSLLGKARERPDHVRRVLQKLRGEGILQTLAQVREKLDEPMAMGYCSSGIVLACGSGVQEFKPGDRVASNGPHAGVVCVPKNLCATVPDGVSFEQAAFTVLGAIALQGVRLARLSLGDTAFVIGLGLVGQLAVALLKAQGCRVLATDPDSAKCVLAATLGADPAAPHLDAGRVLRLTRGLGADAVLIAASTKSDGPVELAGEAVRQKGRVVAVGAVGLNLPRRPYYFKEAEFVVSCSYGPGRYDPEYEERGRDYPAAHVRWTEQRNMQAVLDLMASGRLDVRPLISHRFRIENAEAAYALIEAGMQPYLGIILEYPDKPAPLKRLTLPAVSGVRQQDSIGVGCLGAGNFARMVLLPAIAKDKRLQPRIICSAGGLSAAHSGLKSGFEAATADEDEVFKNDRVSAVFVVTRHDRHASQVIEGIRSGRHVFVEKPLALTVEELIAVEAALGEAVSAGSAPLLMVGFNRRFSPAARRVKEFFSAVHEPLTVMIRFNAGEIPAEHWTQDESTGGGRIIGEACHAIDLAACLAGAPPVRVFAESIGGLSSPRITDDQCFITLRHANGAISTVAYLSGGDKAFPKERVEVIGGGRIAVIEDFREVITCAGGKIAKTRLGRQDKGHRAEIEAFASAVADGGPWPIPWEELRAVSLAAILAVRSIREGVPFELDSAL, from the coding sequence ATGCTCCAAATCACACAAAACATCCGTGACGGACGCCTGAGCGTGGTTACGGTTCCCGAGCCCCTGGCCCGGCCGGGACACGTGCTCATCGCCAATGCCTGCTCCCTGATCTCCGCGGGCACCGAGAAGATGGTGATGGACCTGGCCGGAAAGTCGCTCCTCGGCAAGGCGCGGGAGCGACCCGACCATGTGCGGCGCGTCCTTCAAAAGCTCCGCGGCGAGGGGATCCTTCAAACGCTTGCCCAGGTGAGGGAGAAACTCGACGAACCCATGGCCATGGGCTACTGCTCCTCCGGCATCGTGCTGGCCTGCGGAAGCGGGGTGCAGGAATTCAAACCGGGCGACCGGGTCGCGAGCAACGGGCCTCACGCCGGCGTGGTGTGCGTTCCGAAAAACCTTTGTGCAACGGTGCCCGATGGCGTGTCCTTCGAGCAGGCGGCGTTCACGGTACTGGGAGCGATCGCGCTGCAGGGAGTCCGGCTGGCCCGCCTGAGCCTCGGCGATACGGCTTTCGTCATCGGGCTGGGCCTGGTCGGCCAGCTCGCGGTTGCACTGCTCAAGGCCCAGGGCTGCCGAGTTCTGGCCACCGATCCGGATTCCGCGAAGTGCGTCCTGGCCGCGACTTTGGGCGCCGACCCGGCCGCCCCCCATCTGGACGCCGGCCGGGTCCTGCGACTCACGCGCGGCCTGGGTGCCGATGCCGTCCTCATCGCCGCATCCACCAAGTCGGACGGCCCGGTGGAACTGGCGGGCGAGGCGGTGCGGCAAAAGGGCCGTGTGGTGGCCGTCGGGGCCGTCGGGCTGAATTTGCCCCGCCGGCCCTACTATTTCAAGGAAGCCGAATTCGTGGTCTCCTGCTCCTATGGCCCCGGGCGCTACGACCCGGAATACGAAGAAAGAGGGCGCGACTATCCCGCCGCCCACGTGCGCTGGACCGAACAGCGCAACATGCAGGCCGTCCTCGACCTCATGGCGTCGGGGCGCCTGGATGTGCGGCCTCTCATTTCACATCGGTTCAGGATCGAGAACGCGGAAGCCGCATATGCGTTGATCGAAGCCGGGATGCAACCCTATCTGGGAATCATCCTCGAATACCCGGATAAGCCGGCTCCACTGAAAAGGCTGACGCTCCCCGCCGTCTCGGGCGTCCGGCAACAGGATTCCATCGGGGTCGGATGCCTCGGGGCGGGCAATTTCGCCCGCATGGTTCTTCTCCCTGCAATCGCGAAGGACAAACGGCTGCAACCCCGCATCATCTGCTCGGCCGGCGGGCTCAGCGCGGCGCATTCCGGATTGAAGTCGGGGTTTGAGGCAGCCACGGCGGATGAGGACGAGGTATTCAAGAACGACCGAGTATCGGCGGTCTTCGTCGTCACCCGCCACGACCGGCATGCCTCCCAGGTGATCGAGGGGATTCGCTCGGGCAGGCATGTTTTCGTCGAGAAGCCGCTCGCCCTCACGGTGGAGGAATTGATCGCCGTCGAGGCGGCTCTGGGCGAAGCCGTTTCCGCCGGGTCCGCGCCGCTCCTGATGGTCGGTTTCAACCGGCGGTTCTCCCCGGCGGCCCGCCGGGTGAAGGAATTCTTCAGCGCGGTGCATGAGCCTCTCACGGTCATGATCCGCTTCAACGCGGGCGAAATTCCCGCCGAGCACTGGACCCAGGACGAGTCAACGGGGGGCGGGCGCATCATCGGAGAGGCCTGCCACGCCATCGATCTGGCCGCCTGCCTGGCAGGCGCTCCACCGGTGCGCGTCTTCGCCGAGTCGATCGGCGGTCTTTCCTCGCCCCGAATCACGGACGACCAGTGCTTCATAACCCTCAGGCACGCCAACGGGGCGATCTCCACCGTGGCCTACCTTTCCGGAGGCGACAAGGCATTCCCCAAGGAGCGGGTGGAAGTGATCGGAGGGGGACGAATCGCCGTCATCGAGGATTTCCGCGAGGTGATCACCTGCGCCGGCGGGAAGATCGCCAAAACGCGGCTGGGCCGGCAGGACAAGGGGCACCGGGCGGAAATCGAGGCTTTCGCGAGCGCCGTGGCCGACGGCGGGCCATGGCCCATACCATGGGAAGAGCTGCGCGCCGTTTCGCTGGCAGCCATTCTGGCCGTTCGAAGCATCCGGGAAGGAGTGCCGTTCGAGTTGGATTCGGCACTGTGA
- a CDS encoding phenylacetate--CoA ligase family protein has product MRAYQEEALEKILSFACDQIPAYRHLRSVVARFRPFDALQEFPLLDKETLQSDMSGYLPRDFDRIPHHECSTGGTSGNQLRFFLDDQSQSIEMAFMHLQWARVGYTPGCRKATFRGVEFRSVSDRIYWQPNPVYNELQFSPFHMNEATLDRYLHKLGQYRPRFIHGYPSAISLLADFITRNRLKTGIRLQLDAVLLASEGILPGQRELIEEAFSTRVYSWYGHSERVVLAGECEKSPAYHHFPDYGILEIIDDNGNVLQKEGEPGEIVGTGLINRSLPLIRYRTGDKARMLGHECACGRSFDRFDQVEGRWRQEFVIGKTGSRISLAALNMHGPLFDHIVRYQYYQKRAGELQLRVMVSSGFTALEKKALQEAYARKTGSELSVEVKTVEDIPLTSRGKLRRLVQNLQTGPSFSEI; this is encoded by the coding sequence ATGCGCGCCTACCAGGAAGAGGCGCTGGAGAAGATCCTGAGTTTCGCCTGCGATCAGATCCCGGCTTACAGGCATTTGAGATCGGTTGTTGCAAGATTCCGCCCCTTCGATGCTCTCCAGGAGTTTCCCCTACTCGACAAGGAAACCCTGCAGAGCGATATGTCTGGCTACCTTCCCCGGGATTTTGATCGGATTCCCCACCATGAATGCAGCACCGGGGGCACCTCCGGCAATCAACTGAGGTTTTTCCTCGACGACCAATCCCAATCGATTGAGATGGCCTTTATGCACTTGCAGTGGGCGAGAGTCGGGTACACACCCGGGTGCAGAAAGGCAACCTTTCGCGGGGTCGAGTTCCGGTCCGTATCCGATAGGATTTACTGGCAGCCAAACCCCGTCTATAACGAATTGCAGTTTTCCCCGTTCCACATGAACGAGGCCACCCTCGACCGGTATCTCCACAAACTTGGGCAATATCGTCCGCGCTTCATTCACGGGTATCCATCCGCCATATCGCTGCTCGCCGACTTCATAACCAGGAACAGGCTGAAGACTGGTATTCGCTTGCAGTTAGATGCCGTTCTGCTGGCCTCCGAAGGGATTCTGCCAGGACAACGCGAGCTGATCGAAGAAGCCTTTTCGACAAGGGTGTATTCGTGGTACGGGCACAGCGAGCGGGTGGTTCTGGCGGGCGAATGCGAAAAGAGTCCTGCGTACCATCATTTTCCCGACTACGGCATACTTGAAATCATCGACGATAACGGCAATGTGTTGCAAAAGGAAGGCGAACCGGGAGAAATCGTGGGTACCGGTCTCATCAACCGTTCCCTGCCGCTGATTCGATATCGAACGGGCGACAAGGCACGAATGCTTGGGCACGAGTGTGCCTGCGGCCGCTCCTTTGACCGTTTCGATCAGGTGGAAGGGCGGTGGCGACAGGAATTCGTCATCGGGAAGACGGGATCCAGGATTTCGCTCGCGGCACTTAACATGCATGGCCCGCTTTTTGACCATATCGTGCGTTACCAGTATTACCAGAAACGCGCGGGAGAACTTCAACTGCGCGTGATGGTTTCGAGTGGTTTCACGGCATTGGAGAAAAAAGCTTTGCAGGAGGCTTATGCCCGGAAGACGGGGTCGGAGTTGAGCGTTGAAGTCAAGACTGTGGAGGACATTCCTCTGACTTCCCGAGGCAAGCTGCGCCGCCTGGTTCAGAACCTCCAGACCGGGCCTTCTTTCAGCGAGATATAG
- a CDS encoding CapA family protein encodes MEDWLLSPKILQQASAEEDICWVGNFECAISQTPVDTPEKAYHLVLPESAWEWVVRSPFRALNLANNHSADAGVKALERLVRRLMDETTIQPYGLTFLPFARLQVGRYRCAVIGCAERGYPPNRMLLPLDAVEREIARIRPNADRVFITPHWGYEGEFAGHPSPRQRKLARHWIEAGADGIFGHHAHSIHGVETIRAKPVWFSLGNFDFDHVEGAKHPLSGLGLTVDYSVAEHDSWVYQFIWHHELMPFSAALQPRAEKYLHEISKDFKGVCGWPTRKWLRSVGPRYIRKSDSSWRNRLRRTPLPGVIVKWMLWNLLPKTLLMRMACLCTEAAPLTTVREFEESLAPMWPRK; translated from the coding sequence GTGGAAGACTGGTTGCTCTCACCAAAAATCCTACAGCAGGCATCTGCGGAAGAGGACATCTGCTGGGTCGGGAACTTTGAATGCGCTATTTCCCAAACCCCGGTCGACACCCCGGAGAAGGCCTACCATCTTGTCTTGCCGGAATCGGCCTGGGAATGGGTCGTGCGATCGCCTTTCCGGGCATTGAATCTTGCGAACAACCACTCGGCCGACGCGGGTGTGAAAGCCCTTGAAAGGCTCGTGCGCCGGCTCATGGATGAGACGACGATACAGCCCTATGGTCTGACGTTCCTCCCTTTCGCCCGCCTTCAGGTGGGCCGATACCGGTGTGCCGTCATTGGTTGCGCGGAACGGGGATACCCCCCTAACCGGATGCTCTTGCCCCTGGACGCCGTGGAAAGGGAGATCGCTCGCATCCGCCCGAATGCGGACCGAGTATTCATCACACCCCACTGGGGATATGAGGGCGAATTCGCCGGCCACCCGTCCCCCCGGCAGCGCAAACTGGCCAGACATTGGATTGAGGCCGGTGCCGACGGGATCTTCGGGCATCACGCGCATTCCATTCATGGCGTCGAGACCATCCGGGCAAAGCCGGTCTGGTTTTCTCTCGGCAATTTCGACTTCGATCATGTGGAAGGCGCAAAGCACCCTCTTTCCGGCCTGGGATTGACGGTTGATTATTCGGTTGCCGAGCACGATTCCTGGGTGTACCAATTCATCTGGCACCACGAGTTGATGCCTTTTTCAGCGGCGCTCCAGCCCCGCGCCGAAAAATATCTGCATGAAATCTCGAAGGACTTTAAGGGCGTATGCGGATGGCCAACGCGAAAATGGTTGCGGTCTGTGGGGCCTCGCTATATACGAAAGTCGGATTCGAGTTGGCGGAATCGGTTACGCAGAACCCCCCTTCCTGGAGTGATTGTGAAATGGATGCTCTGGAACCTGCTGCCGAAGACTCTGCTCATGCGAATGGCCTGCCTTTGCACAGAAGCGGCACCTCTCACAACGGTAAGAGAGTTCGAAGAGAGTCTTGCTCCAATGTGGCCACGCAAGTGA